A single window of Huiozyma naganishii CBS 8797 chromosome 10, complete genome DNA harbors:
- the PBS2 gene encoding mitogen-activated protein kinase kinase PBS2 (similar to Saccharomyces cerevisiae PBS2 (YJL128C); ancestral locus Anc_1.225) — MSDRFPSELSNDSQDSLVQNSETSTPAQIPQRSSSVKRNGSTSSHYDNINANLHARVKAFQEQRALKRTSSTGSNKRNSTDSLAGQPKQDVPTGANTSSSKNINHIVNKPLPPLPPVTATDPVHAHSSKPSPSPPPSSLPSQLASFASTSQEDLLLQKNKQQQQQQQQQTMGPPKLSSIPAYNNLKNPKASIPISLPRMEKSKNKEGRLEQGEVTVAAAAAESVTERIESGSAVTGVPAMKRSSMVIDLSTQISSVSVEDTPGPVEGGTRNPQDVVDVRTPPNELDPQKAGAHSPKVISPSQFNPIRRAPKRPPLPNVRPMQNPTIVGHAPVVQNRPKQSLSARRGLKLPPGGMSLKSLTRPTPSSKAGNAAAGGNNTHLHEFAASPVNKNHHHRPGEKRSNPGSLINGVQSLSTSSANTEQRDTEGTEPVGTIGSNGSGSGGSGSGSGGLFSNFSKYVDIKSGSLNFAGKLSLSSKGIDFSNGSSSRITLDELEFLEELGHGNYGKVSKVLHKPTNVIMAMKEVRLELDEAKFRQILMELEILHKCQSPYIVDFYGAFFIEGAVYMCMEYMDGGSLDKIYDQSPEIGGLDESHLAFIADAVIRGLRELKEVHHIIHRDVKPTNVLCSKKQGTVKLCDFGVSGNLVASMAKTNIGCQSYMAPERIKSLNPDIATYTVQSDIWSLGLSILEMALGRYPYPPETFDNIFSQLSAIVDGPPPRLPAGRFSAEAQDFVSLCLQKRPERRPTYAMLLEHPWLVRFRSVDLKMSEYITERLDKRKQILQERGEDSLPKAIPALHMGMGSV, encoded by the coding sequence ATGTCGGACCGGTTTCCTAGTGAGTTGTCGAACGACTCGCAGGATTCACTTGTCCAGAACTCAGAAACGTCAACCCCTGCACAGATCCCGCAGAGAAGCTCCTCTGTAAAGAGAAACGGATCCACCTCTTCGCATTATGATAATATTAACGCAAATTTGCATGCTAGAGTGAAGGCGTTCCAAGAACAGAGggctttgaagagaacGAGCAGCACGGGTAGCAATAAAAGAAACTCAACGGATTCGCTAGCAGGGCAGCCCAAACAGGATGTACCCACCGGTGCGAACACCTCCTCGTCTAAAAATATAAACCACATCGTTAACAAACCGCTACCCCCGTTACCACCAGTTACTGCTACGGACCCAGTTCATGCGCATTCTTCGAAACCATCCCCGTCACCTCCACCTTCCTCTCTACCTTCACAATTAGCATCGTTTGCCTCTACATCGCAGGAAGATCTGTTGTTGCAAAAGAAtaagcagcagcagcagcaacagcaacaacaaacgaTGGGGCCTCCGAAACTTTCATCCATCCCAGCGTATAATAACTTAAAGAACCCAAAGGCTTCGATACCGATATCGTTGCCCCGGATggagaagagcaagaatAAAGAGGGCCGGTTGGAACAGGGAGAGGTGACGGTCGCGGCCGCAGCGGCGGAGTCTGTTACTGAGAGAATAGAATCGGGCTCTGCAGTCACTGGTGTCCCAGCCATGAAAAGATCCTCGATGGTTATCGATTTATCGACACAGATAAGTAGTGTGTCCGTTGAAGATACACCCGGACCAGTAGAGGGGGGCACGCGAAATCCACAGGACGTAGTAGACGTCAGGACCCCTCCAAACGAACTGGACCCTCAGAAAGCGGGCGCTCACTCACCAAAAGTTATATCTCCATCGCAGTTCAACCCAATCAGAAGAGCACCAAAGAGACCACCGCTACCTAACGTCAGACCAATGCAGAATCCAACCATCGTGGGGCATGCCCCAGTGGTGCAAAACAGGCCGAAGCAATCCTTGTCTGCGCGCCGTGGGCTAAAATTACCACCCGGTGGGATGTCATTGAAATCGTTGACGAGACCCACACCATCGTCAAAGGCTGGGAATGCCGCTGCAGGGGGGAACAATACCCATTTGCACGAGTTTGCAGCGAGCCCCGTTAACAAGAATCATCATCACAGGCCAGGGGAGAAGAGGTCGAACCCGGGATCCCTGATAAACGGGGTTCAGTCACTCTCCACGTCGTCTGCAAACACGGAACAACGGGACACGGAGGGGACAGAACCAGTCGGGACGATCGGTTCCAATGGGTCCGGGTCCGGTGGCTCTGGTTCCGGATCCGGTGGACTCTTCTCAAACTTCTCCAAGTATGTGGATATCAAATCTGGCTCTCTGAATTTTGCTGGTAAATTGTCGCTATCATCAAAGGGGATTGATTTCAGTAACGGTTCCAGCTCGAGAATCACTCTCGATGAATTGGAATTTTTAGAGGAGCTAGGACATGGGAACTACGGGAAGGTTTCGAAAGTTTTGCATAAACCGACAAACGTCATCATGGCAATGAAGGAAGTAAGACTGGAGCTTGACGAGGCCAAGTTCAGGCAAATACTGATGGAGCTCGAGATCCTGCATAAGTGCCAGTCGCCGTACATCGTGGACTTCTATGGCGCGTTCTTCATCGAGGGCGCAGTCTACATGTGCATGGAGTACATGGACGGTGGGTCCCTAGACAAGATATACGATCAGTCACCAGAGATCGGTGGACTGGATGAATCGCATCTTGCGTTCATCGCAGATGCCGTGATCAGGGGGCTTCGcgagttgaaggaggtgCACCACATCATCCACAGAGACGTGAAACCGACGAACGTCCTATGTTCGAAGAAGCAGGGGACTGTCAAGCTATGTGATTTCGGTGTCTCCGGGAACCTTGTTGCATCGATGGCCAAGACAAACATCGGGTGTCAGTCGTACATGGCTCCAGAACGTATCAAGTCTTTGAACCCAGACATCGCTACATACACTGTCCAGTCGGACATCTGGTCGCTCGGGCTCAGTATACTGGAGATGGCGCTGGGCAGGTACCCGTACCCTCCAGAGACCTTTGACAACATATTCTCGCAACTGAGTGCGATCGTCGACGGCCCACCGCCAAGACTACCCGCGGGCAGATTCAGCGCGGAGGCTCAAGATTTCGTCTCCCTGTGTCTGCAGAAGAGACCCGAGCGAAGACCCACGTACGCGATGCTGCTGGAACACCCGTGGCTGGTCAGGTTCAGATCCGtggacttgaagatgagCGAGTACATAACGGAACGGCTCGACAAGAGGAAGCAGATCCTGCAAGAGCGCGGCGAGGACAGCCTGCCAAAGGCCATCCCAGCGCTGCACATGGGCATGGGGTCCGTGTGA
- the CYS4 gene encoding cystathionine beta-synthase CYS4 (similar to Saccharomyces cerevisiae CYS4 (YGR155W); ancestral locus Anc_4.69), with amino-acid sequence MSDFRTNVIDLVGNTPMVELTKLPKALGIKPQVYVKLELYNPGGSTKDRIAKNMIEYAESQGLISPEKSTLIEPTSGNTGIGLALIGAIKGYRTIITLPEKMSNEKVSVLKALGAEIIRTPTEAAWDSPESHIGVARRLEKEIPGAVILDQYNNMRNPDAHYFGTGREIQQQLEHLGKFDSLRAVIAGAGTGGTISGIAKYIKEQNSDIQIVGADPVGSILAQPESLNKADSGEYKVEGIGYDFVPQVLDRSLVDKWYKTEDKSSFIYARQLISNEGVLIGGSSGSAFAALVKYCEDHPELTEKDVLVAIFPDSIRSYLTKFVDDEWLKKNNLWDDDILKRVNSSVKATTNTSNDIFKGATVKDLHLKPVVAVKDDAKVADAIKVLTDNSFDQLPVLTHDNKLSGLVTLSQLLKKISSGAVTKQDSIKGAYLDFSKLNNFDEVSSYNENKSGKKKFVQFNENTKLSDLNNFFERNSSAIITNGLTPIHIVTKMDLLSYLA; translated from the coding sequence ATGTCGGATTTTAGAACCAACGTGATCGATCTGGTCGGAAACACCCCCATGGTCGAGTTGACCAAGTTGCCCAAGGCTTTGGGCATCAAGCCACAGGTTTATGTGAAGCTCGAATTGTACAATCCAGGTGGTTCGACTAAAGATCGTATTGCCAAGAATATGATCGAGTATGCGGAATCGCAAGGTTTGATTTCCCCAGAGAAAAGTACACTGATTGAGCCAACGTCCGGTAACACCGGGATCGGTCTCGCCCTGATCGGTGCCATCAAGGGTTACAGAACTATCATCACTTTGCCCGAAAAGATGTCCAACGAGAAAGTGTCCGTATTGAAGGCCCTAGGTGCAGAGATCATCAGAACCCCCACGGAGGCCGCGTGGGATTCTCCAGAGTCTCACATCGGTGTCGCAAGACggttggagaaggagattCCAGGCGCTGTCATCCTGGATCAGTACAACAACATGAGAAACCCAGACGCCCACTATTTCGGTACCGGTAGAGAGatccagcagcagttggAACACTTGGGGAAGTTCGACTCCTTGCGTGCCGTCATCGCCGGTGCAGGGACAGGTGGCACCATCTCTGGTATTGCCAAATACATCAAGGAACAAAACTCGGATATTCAGATCGTCGGTGCTGACCCTGTCGGGTCCATTTTGGCGCAACCAGAATCCTTGAACAAAGCTGATAGTGGAGAGTATAAAGTGGAAGGTATCGGTTACGATTTCGTGCCACAAGTCTTGGACAGGTCTCTCGTGGACAAATGGTACAAGACCGAAGACAAATCTTCCTTCATATACGCTCGTCAGTTAATCTCCAACGAGGGTGTCCTGATTGGTGGGTCCTCTGGTTCCGCGTTTGCCGCACTAGTCAAATACTGCGAGGACCACCCAGAGTTGACCGAAAAGGACGTTCTAGTGGCCATTTTCCCAGATTCGATCAGATCGTACTTGACCAAGTttgtcgacgacgagtggttgaagaagaacaaccTATGGGACGACGACATCCTAAAGCGTGTCAACTCCAGTGTCAAGGCCACCACGAACACTTCCaacgatatcttcaaaGGTGCCACTGTCAAGGACCTGCACTTGAAGCCCGTCGTTGCCGTGAAGGACGACGCGAAAGTCGCAGACGCGATCAAAGTTTTAACGGATAACTCCTTCGACCAATTGCCTGTGCTAACGCACGACAACAAACTGTCCGGCCTAGTCACGCTGTCGCAACTACTGAAGAAAATCTCCAGTGGGGCAGTGACCAAGCAGGACTCTATCAAGGGCGCGTACCTGGACTTCAGCAAGCTGAACAACTTTGACGAGGTGTCCTCTTACAACGAAAACAAGAGcggcaagaagaagttcgTTCAATTCAACGAGAACACGAAACTGTCAgacttgaacaacttcttcgagagaaacTCATCAGCCATCATCACGAACGGCCTGACCCCGATCCACATCGTCACCAAGATGGATCTGTTGAGCTATCTGGCATGA